GATTTATCAAGACTTTTGACTTTTAGAAAAATACTTCTAATTTTCAGTCCCACGTAGGAGCCATGTGTAACAGAAAGGAccatttcctcctctccttctcattttaaacatgtagCTTCACTGCTTCAGGACGGGGAGCTCCCTGGGTTTAAAGAAAGCCTGCACCATCCCCATGGCGAAGATGTACACTTTGGCGTCCACCatgatcttttctttcttcagcaGATCTACGGGGGGTGGAACAAACCGAGCGTTAGTGTGGTTGAGATGCTTCAAATGACCCGACAGGATCTCAACATCAGTGTGTAAAAGTTGCAGGCTCACCATCTATTTTGGTCTGGAATTCATCAAGAGGTAATAGAACGACTTCGACAAACTCTGGAAAGACAGGACAGAGGCTTGTGGGATGATTTCCTTTGTGATAGTAACAGATTTCTAAAAAGTAATGAATCTTAACTCACCTCCCTCACCTGCGGAAGAAcacaaggggaaaaaaaaaaaaaaaagattatccAACTTAATGTATCTTaatcacaaacaaataaattctgAACACAAACTCTAGTACAGGACACATTGAACGTTATCAAATTCATATCTTGTCTATTTCAGCTTCATTTGGGTTACTTTTGGTGCTAATgcatcacacacatactggtAAATAATTGTGTAAGTGATCAAGGAAAAAGAGCATCTAATTTATTAAATCAGAGTGTGAGAATGAGTCCTGTCAGTGTTCCTACCGAGCTGTTGCGTCGGGTGAATATTCTCTGCTTCGTCTCCATTGATGTTGACCAGGATGATTTGAGTGGTGCAGTTAGACAGACCGGGGTCCAGACAGGTCACTGCAAGCGAGTAAATGATGTATCAGTCActtgctttgtattttattaagaCAAACATGACTTATCTCCAATGCATGCACAGAGATAAGATACTGCTGATGCAATTAAGTGTGGAGCATATCTGTAAATATTGACCTGGTGTGACTCCTACTACTTCTCCCTTGTAGCCAGTTTCTTCCTTCAGCTCCCTCAGTGCAGCGGCCTCCGCAGTTTCCCCCTCGTCTATCAACCCTACGCACACAGACAACAATCAGATGCTCTAAATGTGAAATTTACACCTCCAAAAGGTTCAACGTTCAAACCAACTAAGGCGATTTTTGGATAACTCACCTGCGGGGAACTCCAGAGTGCTGCATCCCAGAGGAGGCCGAAACTGCTTCACCATCACTACGCAGTCTTTATGGAGCGTCCGCTTCAGCAGGGCAATAATCCCAACACCTGGAGGCAGAGGGTGTCACACCACGAGTTCTCTGTTTCACACCCCCAATACCCATAACATGACAGACATGCTCACCATCCgcttctgtgtttgtctgcctCGTGGTCCTTTTCACCGACTCCCAGGTTCTGGTGAGtgaaaacagacactgaaaGCAGGGCGGAAAAAAGGggaaactgcttttttttttaaagccacgTTAGTGACACAGAACAGTACCTGGTGTTTCCAGCGGGGTCCACGTATGTAGTTTCCTCCAGCTTTACCCATTTCCCCGCTGCCATGAGCTGGAACACAGAAAGCATTGAGCACAGATAATCGCTGTGTGCTGTAGAAATATTAGTGCcacaaatatagattttaacTGGTTTGCATTGCAAAATAAAGACTAACCCACAGTGTTGgtaaagaaaagtttaaaaactAGTTGTAAGGTGGTAGGTTTTGATTTACAGCCATTTACATTGTCTTAGAAATGGTCACATCATAtagttattttgcattttggtACGTAAACTGGCTGATCAGTGGACAAATGAAAAGCTAATAATGTGATAGTGGAAAACACCCATCCATTGGTTCTTACATGCATGATTTGAAACACTTCAGTCCACTACAATGTAGTCCAACACTATCTGCCGTCTTAGGGATTAACTGGAGTGTTAATAACAGTTAGTAAATTCACAATCAGCTACTTTATCGCCCTGTGATCACATTAAACAGCATCAGATTAGTCCACGGGCTGGGTGAAGGCAATGTGCTGCACAAACGTATAAAACAAACGCACCTCTTCTTTCACAACGTGCGGGACGGTGGTCACTTTGGGCTCCGAGTGGCTCATTTTCAGTATCTGGATCGAAAGTAAAGCACAACAGACTTCACTACAGGTTTAGATGAGACTAGAAGCGGATAACTTGTAACTTACAGAGTAACAGCCGCCGTTTCAATATGTTCCTGCTGTGTGGCTCAACTAGCCGCAACAAGCGACGTGCACAAAGCTCGCCACGTCAGGACCCTTCTCTGTT
The window above is part of the Anabas testudineus chromosome 23, fAnaTes1.2, whole genome shotgun sequence genome. Proteins encoded here:
- the nudt5 gene encoding ADP-sugar pyrophosphatase produces the protein MSHSEPKVTTVPHVVKEELMAAGKWVKLEETTYVDPAGNTRTWESVKRTTRQTNTEADGVGIIALLKRTLHKDCVVMVKQFRPPLGCSTLEFPAGLIDEGETAEAAALRELKEETGYKGEVVGVTPVTCLDPGLSNCTTQIILVNINGDEAENIHPTQQLGEGEFVEVVLLPLDEFQTKIDDLLKKEKIMVDAKVYIFAMGMVQAFFKPRELPVLKQ